In a genomic window of Sphingomonas koreensis:
- a CDS encoding CoA-binding protein, with protein sequence MPLTRDEDIKALLEGARTIAMVGASDRPDRPSYGVMKFLQGRGYRVIPVNPQIVGEHIHGEYVFGALADIGEPIDIVDIFRRPLAAGEAVDEAIAAGAKAVWMQLEIVNEEAAERAEMAGLKVVMDRCPAIEIPRLGVAKVA encoded by the coding sequence ATGCCGCTAACCCGCGATGAGGATATCAAGGCGTTGCTCGAAGGGGCGCGGACGATCGCGATGGTCGGCGCCTCGGACCGGCCGGACCGGCCGAGCTATGGCGTGATGAAGTTCCTGCAGGGACGTGGATACCGGGTGATCCCGGTCAATCCGCAGATCGTCGGCGAGCATATCCATGGCGAATATGTGTTCGGCGCGCTGGCGGATATCGGCGAGCCGATCGACATCGTCGATATCTTCCGCCGCCCCCTGGCAGCGGGCGAGGCGGTGGACGAGGCGATCGCGGCGGGCGCGAAGGCAGTGTGGATGCAGCTCGAGATCGTCAACGAGGAAGCGGCCGAGCGCGCCGAGATGGCGGGGCTCAAGGTAGTGATGGACCGCTGCCCCGCGATCGAGATTCCGCGGCTAGGCGTCGCCAAGGTCGCCTAG
- a CDS encoding P-loop NTPase encodes MTEKAELEAVLAPVAAGRATVRVEGARASIILDVTGLPEAAQDALEADIRAAATLPGIDEVRIARTAQRMNRKLIAVASGKGGVGKSTVSANLAIGLARLGRRVGLVDADIYGPSQPKIMGIEGKKPEAHDKKLVPLATPWGVPMLSMGGLVAEGQAIAWRGPMIAGALTQLVDANWGAAEALVLDLPPGTGDVQLTMIQKHRPAGAVIVSTPQDLALIDATRAIDLFTKAGIPVIGLIENMAGYACPHCGEVSDPFGQGGAEAAAATLGVPFLGRIPLDIAIRTASDAGIPPAAGNGPEAAAFTAIASQVHGWISSNGG; translated from the coding sequence ATGACCGAAAAAGCCGAGCTCGAAGCCGTCCTTGCCCCTGTCGCCGCCGGGCGTGCCACCGTGCGGGTGGAAGGCGCGCGGGCGAGCATCATCCTCGACGTGACTGGTCTGCCCGAAGCCGCGCAGGACGCGCTGGAGGCCGACATCCGCGCAGCGGCGACGCTGCCGGGGATCGACGAGGTGCGTATCGCGCGGACGGCGCAGCGGATGAACCGCAAGCTGATCGCGGTGGCGAGCGGCAAAGGCGGGGTGGGCAAGTCGACCGTCTCGGCCAACCTTGCCATTGGCCTCGCCCGGCTGGGGCGCCGCGTGGGGCTGGTCGATGCCGACATCTACGGCCCGTCGCAGCCAAAGATCATGGGGATCGAGGGCAAGAAGCCCGAGGCGCACGACAAGAAGCTGGTGCCGCTGGCGACGCCCTGGGGCGTGCCGATGCTGTCGATGGGCGGGCTGGTGGCCGAGGGGCAGGCGATTGCGTGGCGGGGTCCGATGATCGCGGGCGCGCTGACCCAGCTGGTCGATGCCAATTGGGGCGCGGCGGAGGCGCTTGTGCTCGACCTGCCGCCGGGGACGGGCGACGTGCAGCTGACGATGATCCAGAAGCACCGGCCGGCGGGGGCGGTGATCGTCTCGACCCCGCAGGATTTGGCGCTGATTGACGCGACCCGCGCGATCGATCTGTTCACCAAGGCGGGAATCCCGGTGATCGGGCTGATCGAGAATATGGCGGGCTATGCCTGCCCGCATTGCGGCGAGGTTTCGGACCCGTTCGGACAGGGCGGGGCGGAGGCGGCGGCGGCGACCCTGGGCGTGCCGTTCCTGGGGCGGATTCCGCTCGACATCGCGATCCGCACCGCGTCGGACGCGGGGATCCCGCCGGCGGCCGGGAACGGGCCGGAAGCGGCGGCGTTCACCGCTATAGCCAGTCAGGTGCACGGCTGGATCAGTTCCAATGGAGGCTAG
- a CDS encoding aminotransferase class V-fold PLP-dependent enzyme, translating into MTSYKHIFQRALAAAPERLHFAAHSHSLWPDASWIGHQAAWEDAARLADHKWGRVMGEIYPAAQAEVAAELRLPDPSTVVFAGNTHDLLLRIISARRENPVRILTSDGEFHSFRRQSQRWLESGRVLLDIVPNGPDFADRFLAVARAGGHDIIFVSQVMFETGAVFSPIADLATLARPDGPWVVIDGYHGFMAIENDLSSVADRIFYVAGGYKYAMAGEGAAFLHCPPGFGPRPEITGWYAEFADLEKAPGKIGYSADAMRFMGSTFDPSGLYRFVAVRDMLAAEGVTTAMVNAHIAPLRDSLIAGLAATPLAEAKLLNPGGDPRARFLAFRSPRASAWKTALDGYDIVTDVRGDVLRIGFGLYHDQRDVKRLLVALGDLGDA; encoded by the coding sequence ATGACCAGCTACAAGCATATCTTCCAGCGCGCACTCGCCGCCGCGCCCGAGCGGCTCCACTTCGCCGCGCACAGCCACAGCCTGTGGCCCGATGCCTCATGGATCGGCCATCAGGCAGCGTGGGAAGACGCCGCACGCCTCGCCGACCATAAATGGGGCCGGGTGATGGGCGAGATCTATCCCGCTGCGCAGGCTGAGGTCGCCGCCGAGTTGCGTTTGCCCGACCCGTCGACCGTCGTCTTCGCCGGCAACACCCACGATCTGCTGCTGCGCATCATCTCCGCGCGCCGCGAGAACCCCGTCCGTATCCTCACCAGCGACGGCGAGTTCCACAGCTTCCGCCGCCAGTCGCAGCGCTGGCTCGAATCGGGGCGGGTGCTGCTCGACATCGTCCCCAATGGCCCGGATTTCGCCGACCGCTTCCTCGCCGTCGCGCGCGCTGGCGGCCACGACATCATCTTCGTCAGCCAGGTGATGTTCGAAACCGGCGCGGTGTTCTCGCCAATCGCCGATCTCGCCACGCTGGCCCGCCCCGACGGCCCCTGGGTGGTGATCGACGGCTATCACGGCTTCATGGCGATCGAGAACGACCTGTCTTCGGTCGCCGACCGCATCTTCTACGTCGCCGGCGGCTACAAATACGCGATGGCCGGCGAAGGCGCCGCCTTCCTCCATTGCCCGCCCGGCTTCGGCCCACGGCCCGAGATCACCGGCTGGTACGCCGAGTTCGCGGATTTGGAGAAGGCGCCGGGCAAGATCGGCTATTCGGCCGACGCGATGCGCTTCATGGGCTCGACCTTCGACCCTTCCGGCCTCTACCGCTTCGTCGCGGTGCGCGACATGCTCGCGGCCGAGGGGGTTACCACCGCCATGGTCAATGCGCATATCGCGCCGTTACGGGATTCACTGATCGCCGGGCTTGCCGCCACCCCGCTGGCGGAGGCAAAGCTGCTCAACCCCGGCGGCGATCCCCGCGCCCGCTTCCTCGCCTTCCGCTCGCCTCGCGCCTCGGCATGGAAGACCGCGCTGGACGGCTACGACATCGTCACCGACGTGCGCGGCGACGTGCTGCGCATCGGTTTCGGCCTTTATCACGACCAACGCGACGTGAAGCGGCTGCTCGTCGCACTAGGCGACCTTGGCGACGCCTAG